One Neovison vison isolate M4711 chromosome 2, ASM_NN_V1, whole genome shotgun sequence genomic window carries:
- the CDC20 gene encoding cell division cycle protein 20 homolog isoform X1 produces the protein MSARSGEFKKRKSALPKPVRDWNLLRAEDAPMAQFVFESDLHSLLQLDAPIPNAPPARWQRKAKEAAGPAPSPMRAANRSHSAGRTPGRTPGKSSSKTQTTPSKPGGDRYIPHRSASQMEVASFLLSKENQPEDSQTPTKKEHQKAWALNLNGFDVEEAKILRLSGKPQNAPEGYQNRLKVLYSQKATPGSSRKTCRYIPSLPDRILDAPEIRNDYYLNLVDWSSGNVLAVALDNSVYLWSASSGDILQLLQMEQPGDYISSVAWIKEGNYLAVGTSSAEVQLWDVQQQKRLRNMTSHSARVSSLCWNSYIVSSGSRSGQIHHHDVRVAEHHVATLSGHSQEVCGLRWAPDGRHLASGGNDNLVNVWPSAPGEGGWVPLQTFTQHQGAVKAVAWCPWQSNVLATGGGTSDRHIRIWNVCSGACLSAVDAQSQVCSILWSPHYKELISGHGFAQNQLVIWKYPTMAKVAELKGHTARVLSLTMSPDGATVASAAADETLRLWRCFELDPARRREREKASAAKSSLIHQGIR, from the exons ACGCTCCCATGGCGCAGTTCGTGTTCGAGAGCGACCTGCACTCGCTGCTGCAGCTGGACGCACCTATCCCCAATGCACCCCCCGCGCGCTGGCAGCGCAAAGCTAAGGAAGCCGCGGGGCCGGCCCCCTCACCCATGCGGGCGGCCAACCGATCCCACAGCGCGGGCAGGACCCCAGGCCGAACTCCTG GCAAATCCAGCTCCAAGACTCAGACCACTCCCAGCAAACCTGGCGGTGACCGCTACATCCCCCATCGCAGTGCTTCTCAGATGGAGGTGGCCAGTTTCCTCCTGAGCAAGGAAAACCAGCCTGAAGATAGCCAGACGCCCACCAAGAAG GAACATCAGAAAGCCTGGGCTTTGAACCTGAACGGTTTTGATGTGGAGGAAGCCAAGATCCTTCGGCTCAGTGGAAAACCACAAAATGCCCCAGAGG GTTACCAGAACAGACTGAAAGTGCTTTACAGCCAGAAGGCCACGCCTGGCTCCAGCCGGAAGACCTGCCGTTACATTCCTTCCCTGCCAGACCGAATCCTGGACGCCCCTGAAATCCGGAATGACTACT ACCTGAACCTTGTGGACTGGAGCTCTGGAAATGTACTTGCTGTGGCATTGGACAACAGCGTGTACTTGTGGAGTGCTAGCTCCGGGGACATCTTGCAGCTGCTGCAAATGGAGCAGCCTGGGGACTATATATCTTCTGTGGCCTGGATCAAAGAGGGCAACTACCTGGCAGTGGGCACCAGCAGTGCCGAGGTGCAG CTATGGGATGTGCAGCAGCAGAAGCGGCTTCGAAACATGACTAGTCATTCCGCCCGTGTGAGCTCCCTGTGTTGGAACAGCTACATCGTATCCAG tgGCTCACGTTCTGGCCAGATCCACCACCATGATGTTCGGGTGGCAGAACACCATGTGGCCACCCTGAGTGGCCACAGCCAGGAGGTGTGTGGGCTGCGCTGGGCCCCAGATGGACGACATTTGGCCAGCGGCGGCAACGATAACTTGGTCAATGTGTGGCCTAGTGCTcctggagagggtggctgggttccCCTGCAGACATTCACCCAGCATCAGGGGGCTGTCAAG GCTGTAGCTTGGTGTCCCTGGCAGTCCAATGTGCTGGCGACCGGAGGGGGCACCAGTGACCGACACATTCGCATCTGGAATGTCTGCTCTGGGGCTTGTCTGAGTGCTGTGGATGCTCAATCCCAG GTGTGCTCTATCCTTTGGTCTCCCCACTACAAGGAGCTCATCTCAGGCCATGGCTTTGCCCAGAACCAGTTGGTTATTTGGAAGTACCCAACCATGGCCAAGGTTGCTGAACTTAAAG GTCACACGGCCCGGGTCCTAAGTCTGACCATGAGCCCAGACGGGGCCACTGTGGCCTCAGCAGCAGCAGATGAGACCCTGCGGCTGTGGCGCTGCTTTGAGCTGGACCCTGCGCGGCGGCGGGAGCGGGAGAAGGCCAGCGCAGCCAAGAGCAGCCTCATCCACCAGGGAATCCGTTGA
- the CDC20 gene encoding cell division cycle protein 20 homolog isoform X2 — protein MAQFVFESDLHSLLQLDAPIPNAPPARWQRKAKEAAGPAPSPMRAANRSHSAGRTPGRTPGKSSSKTQTTPSKPGGDRYIPHRSASQMEVASFLLSKENQPEDSQTPTKKEHQKAWALNLNGFDVEEAKILRLSGKPQNAPEGYQNRLKVLYSQKATPGSSRKTCRYIPSLPDRILDAPEIRNDYYLNLVDWSSGNVLAVALDNSVYLWSASSGDILQLLQMEQPGDYISSVAWIKEGNYLAVGTSSAEVQLWDVQQQKRLRNMTSHSARVSSLCWNSYIVSSGSRSGQIHHHDVRVAEHHVATLSGHSQEVCGLRWAPDGRHLASGGNDNLVNVWPSAPGEGGWVPLQTFTQHQGAVKAVAWCPWQSNVLATGGGTSDRHIRIWNVCSGACLSAVDAQSQVCSILWSPHYKELISGHGFAQNQLVIWKYPTMAKVAELKGHTARVLSLTMSPDGATVASAAADETLRLWRCFELDPARRREREKASAAKSSLIHQGIR, from the exons ATGGCGCAGTTCGTGTTCGAGAGCGACCTGCACTCGCTGCTGCAGCTGGACGCACCTATCCCCAATGCACCCCCCGCGCGCTGGCAGCGCAAAGCTAAGGAAGCCGCGGGGCCGGCCCCCTCACCCATGCGGGCGGCCAACCGATCCCACAGCGCGGGCAGGACCCCAGGCCGAACTCCTG GCAAATCCAGCTCCAAGACTCAGACCACTCCCAGCAAACCTGGCGGTGACCGCTACATCCCCCATCGCAGTGCTTCTCAGATGGAGGTGGCCAGTTTCCTCCTGAGCAAGGAAAACCAGCCTGAAGATAGCCAGACGCCCACCAAGAAG GAACATCAGAAAGCCTGGGCTTTGAACCTGAACGGTTTTGATGTGGAGGAAGCCAAGATCCTTCGGCTCAGTGGAAAACCACAAAATGCCCCAGAGG GTTACCAGAACAGACTGAAAGTGCTTTACAGCCAGAAGGCCACGCCTGGCTCCAGCCGGAAGACCTGCCGTTACATTCCTTCCCTGCCAGACCGAATCCTGGACGCCCCTGAAATCCGGAATGACTACT ACCTGAACCTTGTGGACTGGAGCTCTGGAAATGTACTTGCTGTGGCATTGGACAACAGCGTGTACTTGTGGAGTGCTAGCTCCGGGGACATCTTGCAGCTGCTGCAAATGGAGCAGCCTGGGGACTATATATCTTCTGTGGCCTGGATCAAAGAGGGCAACTACCTGGCAGTGGGCACCAGCAGTGCCGAGGTGCAG CTATGGGATGTGCAGCAGCAGAAGCGGCTTCGAAACATGACTAGTCATTCCGCCCGTGTGAGCTCCCTGTGTTGGAACAGCTACATCGTATCCAG tgGCTCACGTTCTGGCCAGATCCACCACCATGATGTTCGGGTGGCAGAACACCATGTGGCCACCCTGAGTGGCCACAGCCAGGAGGTGTGTGGGCTGCGCTGGGCCCCAGATGGACGACATTTGGCCAGCGGCGGCAACGATAACTTGGTCAATGTGTGGCCTAGTGCTcctggagagggtggctgggttccCCTGCAGACATTCACCCAGCATCAGGGGGCTGTCAAG GCTGTAGCTTGGTGTCCCTGGCAGTCCAATGTGCTGGCGACCGGAGGGGGCACCAGTGACCGACACATTCGCATCTGGAATGTCTGCTCTGGGGCTTGTCTGAGTGCTGTGGATGCTCAATCCCAG GTGTGCTCTATCCTTTGGTCTCCCCACTACAAGGAGCTCATCTCAGGCCATGGCTTTGCCCAGAACCAGTTGGTTATTTGGAAGTACCCAACCATGGCCAAGGTTGCTGAACTTAAAG GTCACACGGCCCGGGTCCTAAGTCTGACCATGAGCCCAGACGGGGCCACTGTGGCCTCAGCAGCAGCAGATGAGACCCTGCGGCTGTGGCGCTGCTTTGAGCTGGACCCTGCGCGGCGGCGGGAGCGGGAGAAGGCCAGCGCAGCCAAGAGCAGCCTCATCCACCAGGGAATCCGTTGA
- the ELOVL1 gene encoding elongation of very long chain fatty acids protein 1: MEAVVNLYQEIMKNADPRIQGYPLMGSPLLMTSILLTYVYFVLSLGPRIMANRKPFQLRGFMIVYNFSLVALSLYIVYEFLMSGWLSTYTWRCDPVDYSNSPEALRMVRVAWLFLFSKFIELMDTVIFILRKKDGQVTFLHVFHHSVLPWSWWWGVQVAPGGMGSFHAMINSSVHVIMYLYYGLSALGPVAQPYLWWKKHMTAIQLIQFVLVSLHISQYYFMPSCNYQYPIIIHLIWMYGTIFFVLFSNFWYHSYTKGKRLPRVLQQNGAPGTTKVKAN; the protein is encoded by the exons ATGGAGGCGGTTGTGAACTTGTACCAGGAGATAATGAAGAATGCAG ATCCTCGGATCCAGGGCTACCCTCTGATGGGGTCCCCCCTGCTAATGACCTCTATCCTCCTGACCTACGTGTACTTCGTTCTTTCACTTGGGCCTCGCATCATGGCCAATCGGAAGCCCTTCCAGCTTCGGGGCTTCATGATTGTCTATAACTTCTCACTGGTGGCTCTTTCCCTCTACATTGTCTATGAG TTCTTGATGTCTGGCTGGTTGAGTACCTACACCTGGCGGTGCGATCCTGTGGACTATTCCAACAGCCCGGAGGCACTAAGG ATGGTTCGAGTGGCCtggctcttcctcttctccaagtTCATTGAGCTGATGGACACG GTGATCTTCATTCTCCGGAAAAAAGATGGACAGGTGACCTTCCTACATGTCTTCCACCACTCAGTGCTTCCCTGGAGCTGGTGGTGGGGGGTACAAGTTGCCCCGG GAGGAATGGGCTCTTTCCACGCTATGATCAACTCCTCTGTGCATGTCATCATGTACCTGTACTATGGGTTGTCTGCCCTCGGCCCTGTGGCTCAGCCCTACCTGTGGTGGAAAAAGCATATGACAGCCATCCAGCTG ATCCAGTTCGTCCTGGTCTCACTGCACATCTCCCAGTACTACTTCATGCCCAGCTGCAACTACCAGTACCCCATCATCATCCACCTCATCTGGATGTATGGCACCATCTTCTTCGTGCTCTTCTCCAATTTCTGGTATCACTCCTACACCAAAGGCAAGCGGCTGCCCCGTGTGCTTCAGCAGAATGGAGCTCCAGGTACCACCAAAGTTAAGGCCAACTGA